The Aneurinibacillus uraniidurans genome segment TCACGGACAAGATAGAGGGCGCAATACTTTTTATACATAAAAATAAAAAAATCAATTCGCCTTTTAATTTAGCAGTAATGCACGTTTCGTATATCGGTTGGCATAGCTTGATGCCACGTATGAATCCGGCTTAATCTTCGCCTCAATTCCCATCGCCTGGACCCTCCCCACCATCTCCTTAATCAGCTCTTTGCTCGCCCCTTTCATGCCGATATCCAAATGGATCGTAAGCTTCAAGTCTGCTCCCTTATCGACATGCGGCACAAGTAGATCATAAAGTCGTTCCAACTTATCGGAAGTTAGAGCATAAGCGATCTCTTCACTTAACCCTGTTTCCAACGAAATTTTCTCCCGCAAACTTTTGATGGGACGCTGTAAAATGTAATCACGAAGACATCCCCACGCCCCTCTGCCATGTCGATGAATCAGAATAGCTGTCGTAAACTTCGTATACGCTCGGTATGTATGAGAATCCGTCCCAATTGCGAGGGCATACTGTGCTGTCGGATCCTGCTCAGCAAACCATAAAATCCGCTCAAATACGTCTTCAAACGCAGAAAACTGTTCACTCAAATTATAAAATGATCCGTTCATCTTCTCGACCTCCGCAGTAATCCATATAGTAATAAAGGAGTTATCTCATTTACTGTATGAGATAGCTCCTTTATTACGTTACCAGTAAGTCGTCCAATTTATGATCGATTTAGCTCTAAATTTATCCTTTAAATCTCGGCTGCCGCTTCTCCACGAATGCAGCCACACCTTCCGGAAAATCAACCGGGTCAATATATTGTGGGTAGCCACTATGCCCAAACGCTACTTCCGTATACGGCACACAGCGCGCAACCGCTTCTTTTGCCGCACGCAACGCCTGTCTCGACGCGCGTGCGACCGTTTGACCGAGATGGAGCGTGAAGCTCTCCCATTCTTCTTCCGCAACTAAATAATTCAGCATCCCTACATCATATGCTTCCTGTCCCGCAAAAGCACGTCCGGTAAAAATTAAATCCTTCGTACGGCTTGGGCCAATTACATGCACAAGGCGTTGCGAAAAACGCTGGCTGATCGTAATGCCTAACTTGCCAATCGGAATCCCCATCAGCGCATTCGGCGTACCAACCCGAATGTCACAGGCCAGGGCCAGTTCTAAACCCGCTCCCATCGCAGGGCCGTTAATCGCTGCAATCGTCGGAATGCGGATGTACTCAAATGCCGTAATGGCTTCTTCCATTGTTACAAATGCCTCATTCGCTTCTTCCAGCGACATCTGATGAAACGCCTTAATATCAGATCCTACTGTGAACTGCGAACCTTCCCCACGCAAAATGACGGTCTTAATTTTCGGGTTCTTTTCAATGCTGCGGGCAATGTCGGCCAATGCCTTCCACATCTCCGGTGTCATCGCGTTTTTCACTTCTGGGCGCTTAATCGTTACAATCGCCAACCCACCTGTTTCCTGCCAGACAAGCTTGGCCCCATTATCAAATCTCGTGATGTCCACTTTCATTGCTCTATCCTCCGCTGCTGTTTATCCTTCTACTACCACATCCAACTTTCCTGTCTCTGGATGAATAACTAATCCATGAACCGCAATGTTAGGTGGGAACAACGGATGCTTCTTAACATTTCGCACCGTCTCCTTCACACTTTCTTCTACACAACTAAATCCCGTCAGCCACTCATCGAGTTCAATCCCAGCGTCCTGCAGGGTATCTATTTTCTCTTGTTTAACTCCATATTCCCGTGCTTTTTCCAATATAGAATTCGGCTTCAGACCTGTCATCCCACAGTCGTGATGCCCGACAACAAACACTTCCTTAGCCTTTAATTCATAGACTGCGACTAGAATGCTGCGCATAATACTTCCAAATGGATGTGTAACCATTGCCCCGGCATTTTTGATAATCTTTGCATCTCCATTATGCAGATTCATCGCATGCGGCAGAAGTGCCAACAGGCGGGTATCCATACAAGTAAGAATTACGATTCCTTTATCAGGAAATTTCGTCGTACGAAACTCTTCATACTTCTCGTCAGCCACAAATTTTTGATTATAGTCCATGATTTCTTTTAGTACAGACATGATTGTCCCTCCTAAATTCCATTCCTGAAAAATTTTTATTTTCTTTTTATTGTATCCTACTGTTCATAATTCCACCACTAGCCCATCGGCACATGATGTGTAAAAAGAGAACTAGCTAACAAAAAAATCGCCTATCGGCTACAATAAAAGGTACGGAAAGGAGTGGCTGACATGACTACGATTTACTGCCTTACCCCTGCCTCTTACTGGGCCACATTCGCGGATAAAAGTGAATATGTGCCACGCGACTATAAAGAGGAAGGTTTTATTCATGCTACCAAAGGAGACGATCTGCTTTATAAAGTAGCAAACCGGGTTTATCATAATTTTGATGCAGAATTATTGCTTCTTGTTATCGATGAAGAACTTGTTACATCCACCATCAAATATGAGCAAGCAAAAGACGGGAATTTATACCCGCATATTTACGGACCATTAAACATGGATGCCATTATCGAAATCAAAACAATGCATCGGACCAAGGAAGGCTGGACGCTCCCTCACTCCCATCGGATATAAAAAGACGGAACCCTTTGCCGGGCCATTGCCGGGTCAAGGGTTCCGTCTTTTTCTCTTAAACGGTTGTTTAAACCGCATATCGAACAGGAAGCAAGATATCTACTGTCGTTCCACGACCTACCTGGCTTGAAAATAGAAGCTCTCCACCGTGTTCCTTTATAAACTTAAAGCAAATCATCAAGCCAAGCCCCGTTCCTTTTTCTTTTAATGTATAAAACGGTTCACCAAGTCTGGCGATTCGCTCGACTGGTATCCCGCAGCCGCTGTCTGTAATGCTAATCTTCACTCGTTCTCCAGCCATGCCAACCCTTATATTCACACACCCTCCATCCGGCATAGCTTCCATGGCATTTTTAATAATATTAATAAACACCTGTTTAAGCTGATTTTCTTCACATGTAACCATAGGAACACTCGCATATTCCGTCTTAATTTCAATCTGATTGAGCGCAGCCTGTGCCCCCAAAAGCATCGTAACGCTAGTCAAAAGCTGCTGTATATCACACTCCCGGAAGCTCCGAGCTTGCGGCTTGGCTAATCCCAAAAATTCATTCGTAATCATTTCAATTCGCTCCAACTCTGAAAACATCAAGTCAAAATAACGAGCATGCTTCGTATCCTTACCAAAAAACTGAATAAAACCCTTTAATGTTGTTAATGGATTTCGAATTTCATGAGCAATTCCTGCCGCCAGCTCGCCAATAATGGACAACTTCTCTGATTTTTGCAGCAGTTCTTCCGTTCGTTTTCGCTCGCTTACATCCCGGCAAACAATCAACAGCGATTCTACTTCCCCATGGTCATCAAGCACTGGCTGAATGCGCGCATCTAGGCATATCCAGACCCCAGTTTTATGCTGGATGCGAAATTCAACTTCTCCTTGTCGCTTTGCTGTAATACAAGACCGAAATGTGTGTTG includes the following:
- a CDS encoding ribonuclease H-like YkuK family protein, which gives rise to MNGSFYNLSEQFSAFEDVFERILWFAEQDPTAQYALAIGTDSHTYRAYTKFTTAILIHRHGRGAWGCLRDYILQRPIKSLREKISLETGLSEEIAYALTSDKLERLYDLLVPHVDKGADLKLTIHLDIGMKGASKELIKEMVGRVQAMGIEAKIKPDSYVASSYANRYTKRALLLN
- a CDS encoding enoyl-CoA hydratase/isomerase family protein, with translation MKVDITRFDNGAKLVWQETGGLAIVTIKRPEVKNAMTPEMWKALADIARSIEKNPKIKTVILRGEGSQFTVGSDIKAFHQMSLEEANEAFVTMEEAITAFEYIRIPTIAAINGPAMGAGLELALACDIRVGTPNALMGIPIGKLGITISQRFSQRLVHVIGPSRTKDLIFTGRAFAGQEAYDVGMLNYLVAEEEWESFTLHLGQTVARASRQALRAAKEAVARCVPYTEVAFGHSGYPQYIDPVDFPEGVAAFVEKRQPRFKG
- a CDS encoding beta-class carbonic anhydrase, with the translated sequence MSVLKEIMDYNQKFVADEKYEEFRTTKFPDKGIVILTCMDTRLLALLPHAMNLHNGDAKIIKNAGAMVTHPFGSIMRSILVAVYELKAKEVFVVGHHDCGMTGLKPNSILEKAREYGVKQEKIDTLQDAGIELDEWLTGFSCVEESVKETVRNVKKHPLFPPNIAVHGLVIHPETGKLDVVVEG
- a CDS encoding DUF952 domain-containing protein, translating into MTTIYCLTPASYWATFADKSEYVPRDYKEEGFIHATKGDDLLYKVANRVYHNFDAELLLLVIDEELVTSTIKYEQAKDGNLYPHIYGPLNMDAIIEIKTMHRTKEGWTLPHSHRI